The following are encoded in a window of Salinibacter ruber DSM 13855 genomic DNA:
- a CDS encoding arginine deiminase family protein: protein MDTVQASPTPSVEQSSAYSIPAEAHLLEQVIVHTPGSEMELVSPANREDLLFDDILFVGHARQEHLLMCSVFEKIVGRPDAVLQIKDLLRETFEAAEEARHAFVEKLCRSLPEQNLGAVEDELKRFSPEELQQFALTGQSDLAIQAQPVPNLMFTRDLAAVVHDHIILSHAATVARTRESIIINVILHHHPRFAPHSDKVIELPPGVTFEGGDLLVASPDTVLIGHSERTSLGAIMAIAHELFERTSIEHVLAVDLPKRRATMHLDTVFTFASPEEVIVFPPLLETHGFGYAMHFTAADETGRFVTDMRRNLRDVLDELLDRDLTFIPCGGTERLHQEREQWTDGANVFAAAPGAILGYERNSRTFERLREHGYRIVSAESFLSYFESGEFHPGREKVAIQLGGTELSRGRGGPRCMTLPVARHATPSGDAPAGE from the coding sequence GTGGACACGGTTCAGGCGTCCCCTACCCCTTCCGTTGAGCAGTCGTCGGCCTACAGCATTCCCGCCGAGGCCCATTTGCTCGAACAAGTCATCGTCCACACCCCAGGGTCGGAGATGGAGCTCGTGTCGCCGGCGAACCGAGAAGACCTGCTCTTCGACGACATCCTCTTCGTGGGCCACGCGCGGCAGGAGCACCTGCTCATGTGCTCGGTCTTTGAGAAAATTGTCGGCCGCCCCGACGCGGTGCTCCAAATTAAAGACCTCCTGCGCGAAACGTTCGAGGCGGCCGAGGAGGCCCGTCACGCCTTCGTGGAGAAGCTGTGCCGAAGCCTGCCGGAGCAAAACCTGGGGGCGGTGGAGGACGAGCTGAAGCGGTTCTCTCCCGAGGAGCTCCAGCAGTTTGCCCTGACCGGCCAGTCGGACCTCGCCATTCAGGCCCAGCCGGTGCCCAACCTCATGTTCACGCGCGACCTCGCGGCGGTGGTGCACGACCACATCATCCTGAGCCACGCGGCGACGGTGGCGCGGACGCGGGAGAGCATCATCATCAACGTCATTCTCCACCACCACCCGCGGTTTGCGCCCCACAGCGACAAGGTGATCGAGCTGCCCCCCGGCGTCACCTTCGAGGGGGGCGACCTGCTCGTGGCGAGCCCCGACACGGTACTGATCGGCCACTCGGAGCGGACCTCGCTCGGGGCCATCATGGCGATTGCGCACGAGTTGTTCGAGCGCACGTCGATCGAGCACGTCCTCGCCGTCGACCTGCCCAAGCGGCGGGCCACCATGCACCTCGACACGGTGTTTACCTTCGCGTCGCCGGAGGAGGTGATCGTCTTTCCCCCGCTCCTCGAAACCCATGGCTTCGGGTACGCGATGCACTTCACCGCCGCGGACGAGACGGGGCGCTTCGTGACGGACATGCGCCGCAACCTGCGCGACGTGCTCGACGAGCTGCTCGATCGCGACCTGACGTTCATCCCCTGCGGCGGCACGGAGCGCCTCCACCAGGAGCGCGAGCAGTGGACGGACGGGGCCAATGTGTTTGCGGCCGCACCGGGGGCCATCCTGGGCTACGAGCGCAACAGCCGCACCTTCGAGCGCCTGCGAGAGCACGGCTACCGAATCGTGTCCGCCGAAAGCTTCCTCTCCTACTTCGAGTCGGGAGAGTTTCACCCCGGCCGGGAGAAGGTCGCAATCCAGTTGGGGGGGACCGAACTGTCGCGGGGACGGGGGGGGCCGCGCTGCATGACGCTTCCGGTCGCCCGCCACGCCACGCCGTCGGGCGACGCTCCCGCGGGCGAGTAG
- a CDS encoding YpdA family putative bacillithiol disulfide reductase produces the protein MRDVIIIGAGPVGLACGVEAKRRDLDALLIEKGALCNSFIGYPTRMEFFSTPGPLEIGGHPFPTRDYKPRREEALDYYRRVATTEDLNLRLYEPMTDLRGQDGHYTVVTENDTYEARKVVVATGFYDVPNQMGVPGEDRDKVRHYFKEPFPYALTDVAIVGGANSAVKAALNCYRHEANVTMVVRDSALDDGVKYWLRPDVENRIDEGSIDAYFDTTVSAIESDTLHLDTPDGPQTIDNDFVLAMTGYRPNYDFLERLGIAIRNDEARTPVHDEEGTFETNRDGLYLAGTICGGCDTSRWFIENGRVHAEKITDHIAATLDPEPAVV, from the coding sequence ATGCGTGACGTGATTATTATCGGGGCCGGCCCCGTCGGGCTTGCCTGTGGCGTGGAGGCCAAGCGCCGCGACCTCGATGCGCTCCTCATTGAAAAGGGCGCCCTCTGCAACTCGTTTATCGGATACCCCACCCGGATGGAGTTTTTCTCCACCCCGGGCCCGCTGGAGATTGGAGGGCACCCGTTCCCGACCCGCGACTACAAGCCGCGTCGCGAGGAGGCGCTCGACTACTACCGCCGCGTCGCCACGACGGAGGACCTGAACCTGCGCCTCTACGAGCCCATGACGGACCTGCGGGGGCAGGACGGGCACTACACGGTCGTGACCGAGAACGACACGTACGAGGCCCGAAAGGTGGTGGTGGCCACCGGCTTCTACGACGTGCCCAACCAGATGGGCGTGCCGGGGGAGGACCGCGACAAGGTGCGGCACTACTTCAAGGAGCCGTTCCCGTACGCCCTCACGGACGTGGCCATCGTGGGTGGGGCCAACTCGGCGGTGAAGGCGGCCCTCAACTGCTACCGCCACGAGGCGAACGTGACGATGGTGGTGCGCGACTCGGCGCTCGACGACGGGGTGAAGTACTGGCTCCGGCCCGACGTGGAAAACCGGATCGACGAAGGCTCCATCGACGCCTACTTCGACACGACCGTCTCGGCCATCGAGTCGGACACCCTTCACCTCGACACCCCCGACGGGCCGCAGACGATCGACAACGACTTCGTCCTCGCGATGACGGGGTACCGGCCGAACTACGACTTCCTGGAGCGGCTCGGCATCGCCATCCGCAACGACGAGGCCCGCACGCCGGTGCACGACGAGGAGGGCACGTTCGAAACGAACCGTGACGGCCTGTACCTCGCCGGGACCATCTGTGGCGGCTGCGACACGAGCCGGTGGTTCATTGAGAACGGGCGCGTCCACGCCGAGAAGATTACGGACCACATCGCCGCCACGCTCGACCCCGAGCCCGCCGTGGTGTAA
- a CDS encoding DUF4920 domain-containing protein yields MSTLGRLCSLPVLFCFAVLAGACQSEPSSPPDAAAQDVQTYGASVDTAAARAAAEVAAKPSRLADTTVTVRGRISTVCQKKGCWLALDTGTAMPIRVLVPRTDDGYEFTVPTTLAGEATVTGTLRTVELDSATQNHLAEDGAASARAREVQIAATGIRVVPDA; encoded by the coding sequence ATGTCTACGCTGGGTCGTCTCTGCTCCCTGCCCGTCCTCTTTTGCTTCGCCGTGCTTGCCGGCGCCTGCCAGTCGGAGCCGTCGTCGCCCCCGGACGCGGCTGCGCAGGACGTGCAGACGTACGGGGCGTCCGTCGATACGGCGGCGGCGCGGGCGGCGGCGGAGGTGGCGGCCAAGCCGTCAAGGCTTGCCGACACGACCGTGACGGTTCGGGGACGCATCTCGACGGTGTGCCAGAAGAAAGGGTGCTGGCTCGCGCTGGACACGGGCACGGCGATGCCGATCCGCGTGCTCGTGCCGCGTACCGACGACGGGTACGAGTTCACGGTGCCGACGACACTGGCCGGCGAGGCCACGGTCACGGGCACCCTCCGAACCGTCGAGCTCGACTCCGCCACGCAGAATCATCTTGCCGAGGACGGGGCCGCGTCGGCACGCGCCCGAGAAGTGCAGATTGCGGCGACCGGCATCCGGGTGGTGCCCGACGCCTGA